From Piscinibacter gummiphilus:
AGCCGCTGTGCCTGCTCGACGGCCCCGAAGTCACCGGCCGCCGCACCGCCGCGGTGACGCTGCTCGCGCTGCGCGCGCTGCTCGGCCGCGCGCCGCAGCAGGTGCTGCTGATTGGTGCAGGTGCGCAGTCGCGTCACCACCAACTCGCCTTGCAGACGGTCTTTCCGCAAGCGCATGTGCAGGTGCGCGGGCGCGATGCAGTGAGGGCCGAGGTGCCCGACGAGGTCGATGCGGTGATCACGCTCACCACCAGCACCGAGCCGGTGTACGACGAGCCGGCCCGCGCCGGCCGCGTCGTCATCGGGGTAGGGGCCTTCAAGCCCGAGATGGCCGAGATCGGCAAGCGCACGCTGGACGGCAGCGATCTCTATGCCGACGACCCACTCGGTGCGCGACACGAGGCCGGCGACCTGCTGCGGGCCGGGGTCGACTGGTCGCGGGTGAAGTCGCTCGGCAGCTTGCTGAAAGAAGCGCCCGACCGTCACCGCCCGGCGGTCTTCAAGAGCGTGGGCACTGCCGCGTGGGACCTCGCCGCCGCTCGCACGGCACTGCGTGCGTTGAGGTCAACGATCTAGAACTCAACCCTGGCGATTCTTGCGAAAAGCGAGATGGCCTGTTGCGCTGCAGCAGCTTGGTCGACACCAGGGCTCTCCCTAGGATGCGGCACCAAGACGCGGTCGCCGGTCGGTGACCGCCGCTGCTGAAAGTCGAAGCCCCATGGCTGCATCGACTGTCTGCACGCGCCCGCCTGGCGAGGGGGTCTGCCTCACTGATCGGAGAAGTATTCGCATGCGATCCAAAGTCCAACACCTCGCGCTCACCACCATCGCGCTGGCCGCCAGCGCCGCCGCATCGGCCCAGACGACCGCCGCACCCTCCAGCACCGTCACGATCTACGGCGTGGCCGACGCCTTCGTGCAATACGCCGACGGCGCCAACCGCCTGACCCGCGTGCAGAGCGGCGGCCTCGCCGGCTCGCGCCTCGGCTTCCGCGGCAACGAAGACCTCGGTGGCGGCCTGCGCGCCATCTTCACGCTCGAGCACGGCATCAACCTCGACGACGGCACCAACGGCCAGGGCGCCTTCTGGGGCCGCCAGGCTTTCGTGGGCCTGAGCGACAGCAGCATCGGCTCGGTCACGCTCGGCCGCCAGTACGGCAGCCTCTACCCGCTGACCAGCGACTTCAGCGAATTCGCCAACGGCGTGTACGGCCCGAGCACCGCGGTGATCGGCGGCTTCGGTGGCTACGAGCCGGTGCGCGGCAGCGCCAACTCGGCCACCGCCAACGGCGGCCCGTCGCGCGTCAACAACTCGGT
This genomic window contains:
- a CDS encoding delta(1)-pyrroline-2-carboxylate reductase family protein: MTTPLVCDAARTAQLLDFHALMDAVAQAAIEIEEGTLLSPPRMVVPFGQGGVMLSMPATAPDIAVHKLVNVQRANAQHGLPTIHGIVTTCDAATGQPLCLLDGPEVTGRRTAAVTLLALRALLGRAPQQVLLIGAGAQSRHHQLALQTVFPQAHVQVRGRDAVRAEVPDEVDAVITLTTSTEPVYDEPARAGRVVIGVGAFKPEMAEIGKRTLDGSDLYADDPLGARHEAGDLLRAGVDWSRVKSLGSLLKEAPDRHRPAVFKSVGTAAWDLAAARTALRALRSTI